In Daucus carota subsp. sativus chromosome 4, DH1 v3.0, whole genome shotgun sequence, one DNA window encodes the following:
- the LOC108216109 gene encoding uncharacterized protein LOC108216109 → MTMEEKSITMHQTHSDEDDEETVSLCDLPIYSESPKAKNDNDQMSSSVEQPDQFEFFSEEWSGLVPSPIDNFLFCGKLIVNKGYKQSVVSETPHKLRESTKERAQENQRGLQWNLNARTSKSRDQKGKCKKKNDSGYAQAPSSSSASMSNGIITRKNDNLANRITILKSPTRSRWFVFLFRSKRDLTDMETRETMQRHNNKIMLQQSQVVSGKIANSKSRGIRWWKLIRLLGCDNLHRADAVIKSSYSRAPLIRE, encoded by the coding sequence ATGACGATGGAAGAAAAGTCCATCACCATGCATCAAACTCACTCAGATGAAGACGACGAAGAAACTGTTTCCCTTTGTGATCTTCCAATATATAGCGAAAGCCCCAAGGCCAAAAACGACAATGATCAGATGTCATCATCCGTGGAACAGCCTGATCAATTCGAGTTCTTTAGTGAGGAATGGAGTGGCCTGGTACCATCTCCAATTGACAATTTTCTCTTTTGTGGAAAGCTCATTGTAAACAAAGGTTACAAGCAATCCGTCGTCTCTGAAACTCCACACAAGCTTAGGGAAAGCACAAAAGAGCGTGCACAAGAAAATCAAAGGGGCCTGCAATGGAACTTAAATGCAAGAACATCAAAATCGCGTGATCAAAAAGGTAAATGCAAGAAGAAAAATGATTCTGGTTATGCTCAAGCACCAAGTTCTAGCTCTGCATCAATGAGTAATGGTATAATAACTCGTAAAAATGATAATTTGGCAAATAGGATTACAATCTTGAAGTCGCCTACTAGGTCGAGGTGGTTCGTGTTCCTTTTTAGATCAAAGAGGGATCTGACAGACATGGAGACCAGAGAAACAATGCAAAGGCACAACAACAAAATTATGTTGCAGCAGTCACAGGTTGTCTCTGGGAAGATTGCGAACAGCAAGAGCAGAGGAATCAGATGGTGGAAGCTAATTCGTTTATTGGGTTGTGATAACCTCCACCGTGCAGACGCTGTGATCAAGTCCTCGTACAGTCGTGCTCCACTAATTCGCGAATGA